The Natrinema salifodinae genome includes a window with the following:
- a CDS encoding prolipoprotein diacylglyceryl transferase, giving the protein MRLRPPARDQDATVSARRRTDGASSVGGPVRLLLVSLGVFALAYIISRLLGSRDRAPSPSVEGVQERAVNAIPDQVRNRTVEAIPTDPTESVAEIRDRADDAVPDDVARIPIGEPGEDESEGEGDESETEADDEPGAPAETDEADVLDETATNADYTDRERSEEEIAERAESDVQEEPAEPGEMTVDEDVAEDLVDAESMTETDDESEETEE; this is encoded by the coding sequence ATGCGACTCCGACCACCCGCTCGTGATCAAGACGCTACCGTCTCGGCACGTCGCCGGACGGACGGAGCCTCGTCCGTCGGCGGGCCCGTCAGACTCCTGCTCGTCAGCCTCGGCGTTTTCGCGCTCGCCTACATCATCTCGCGCCTCTTGGGCTCACGCGACCGGGCCCCGAGCCCATCCGTCGAGGGTGTTCAGGAACGCGCCGTCAACGCCATCCCCGATCAGGTACGGAACCGGACCGTCGAGGCCATCCCGACCGATCCCACCGAGTCCGTCGCCGAAATTCGGGATCGGGCCGACGACGCCGTGCCCGACGACGTCGCGCGGATTCCGATCGGAGAACCCGGTGAGGACGAAAGCGAAGGGGAAGGCGACGAATCGGAGACGGAAGCCGACGACGAACCCGGAGCGCCCGCTGAGACCGACGAGGCCGACGTGCTCGACGAGACGGCAACGAACGCCGACTACACCGATCGGGAGCGCTCGGAGGAGGAAATCGCCGAGCGAGCGGAGTCCGACGTTCAGGAGGAACCCGCGGAGCCAGGCGAGATGACGGTCGACGAGGACGTCGCCGAGGATCTCGTCGACGCCGAATCGATGACCGAAACCGACGACGAGAGCGAGGAGACCGAAGAGTAA